The Candidatus Woesearchaeota archaeon DNA window GTTCATCCGGAATTCTCCAACCATCATCTCTAACAACTAATCCCATCGGGTCACCTCTTCTCATTCTCACGTGACCCATTCCCTAATATCTATTCAATGAGAAAGCTACTATTTATTCCTTTCGGGATAGGCTCTTAATACTCAATAAATGATTGCGTAGACATATAAGGACTTGCTGAGCGACAATTCTTTCGCCAATTGGAAGCGAGATCAGGTACAACACTCACTGCGTTCGGTTGTACGCTCAATAACCGCCTTGTAGTGCTTTTGAATCCCCAGGTATTTTTGAGTTATTAATGTAATAAAAGAGACTGTCTACTAAAGCAATCGAGAGGTAAGAAAATAAAAAACCCAATCTTCATCCCAAAACAGTAATGAACAAACTATAAAAGGGATGAAACAAACTCTATTTTTTTAATGAAGCAATGGAAAGGAAGACCAATTATTTCTATCAACGACTTTTCTCGAGATGAAATTATTCATGTGCTGGAAACAGCAAAAAAATTAGAAAAAATCCAGAGAGAAGAGCGAGCAGCGCTTCTAAAAAATAATGTGGTCGCAACATTATTCTTTGAACCATCAACAAGAACGCGATTAAGTTTTGAAAGCGCGGCAGCCCAACTAGGCGCAAAAGTAATTGGCTTTGCGGATGCAAAAAGCAGCTCTACAATAAAAGGAGAAACACTGCATGACACCATAAAAATGGTCGAGCAGTATGCGGATATTATTGTCATGCGTCATCCGCAGGAGGGTGCTGCCCGTCTTGCAGCAGACATCACAAAAAAAATAGTGATTAATGCAGGGGATGGTGCAAATCAGCATCCTACACAAACATTTCTTGATCTCTATACAATAAAAAAAACACAAGGGAAGCTTACTGGATTAACAGTCGCCTTGGTTGGTGACCTTAAGTATGGAAGAACAGTGCATTCACTCGCGATTGCCCTTGCGCACTTTGGCTGTATATTATATTTCATTTCACCAGAAACACTGCGCATGCCTGCGTCAATTTGTGAACAGCTGCAGAAAAAAAATATACAATATGCGCACTATGAGAGAATAGAAGAAGTACTTCCAAATGTCGACATTCTCTACATGACAAGAATTCAAAAAGAGCGATTTGGTGATCCAATGGAGTATTTGCGAGTGAAAGACGCGTACATTTTACAACCCCACACACTCAGTAATGCAAAAAAGAATCTAAAAATTCTTCATCCGTTGCCGAGAGTAAACGAGGTTGCGCAAGAAATTGACGCATTGCCATATGCAGGCTATTTTGAGCAGGCAGGGAATGGAGTGCTTGTTCGTCAGGCGCTACTTGCGCTTGTGACAGGAAGGATATAATATGAAAGCAAAAAAAGTGTTGGAAGTTGCGGCAATTGAAAATGGCACGGTCTTAGATCATCTTCCCAGTGAAAAAGTGCTGAAGATTGTGGAAATTCTCGCGTTGCATCAAGAAAGTAGAATCACGTTAGGGATGAATCTCGAGAGTAAAAAGCAAGGGAAAAAAGGAATCATCAAGATAGAAGGTCGTGATTTAACAGAAGAAGAAATGAACAAGATTGCGATCCTTGCGCCAGAAGTGACAGTAAATCAAATAAAAAACTATGGGGTCATAAAAAAGAAAAAAATTGTCTTGCGTGAGATTGAGCCAAACACGCTTCGTTGCAATAATCCCAACTGTATTACAAACGCGGAGTCAGTAGCAACAAAATTTCATATTCTTGACAAAAAACCATTAAAGATGCGCTGTTATTTCTGCGAACGTTCCATTGAAAAAGAAGAAATGATTTTTCTGTAAAAGAAGAGTTTAAACCTGCGCTTTCTCTAATTCCTGCTGCAATCGAGAAATTTCTTCTTCAGGATTAATGTTAGTCTCCACTTTGTTTGCGATAAATTCAAGACGAGCAAACATCAGGTTTTTGGTTACTCGTCCTGTAGTTTTGAGCATTTCTCCAAGAAGATCTGTTTTCAATTTCTCAAATGTTTCAGGAGCAGTTCGGTAAACTTGAATGTCTTCGTCTGTTTTCTTGAGCAGCTGCTGAAGTTGTGTTCCAAAGAGGACAACACGAATATTGCCGCTACCATCGTCAAGATAGACATTCATTACATAAGAAAATTCTGGTTTTACAACACCGTGATCAGGACATTGAAAGCCAACACCTTGCTCTTTGATTCGTTTCTTGCATGCAGGGCAGCGTTCAAAGAATTTCATGTCATAGACTTGGACGATCGTGCCAAGAAGTTCAACATTATTTTGATTCTCTTCAAGAGCTTTTATTTGTTTGCGAAGGGCAGCTGCAGTGGGTTGTGCTGCAACCACAGCAACAGTTTTTCCTTCAGGGTTTCGAACCAACTTCGTTCTTTCATTCAAATGAATTTCAAGCGCCCCTCTATTTTCCCGAACAGTACCATCAATAACAGCAACAATATCATTTTCAACAATGGGTTCCATTTCTTTCGTTTGATCATTCCAGCAGGTGATGCGAACAGAGCCTGTTTCATCGGCAAGAATAAAGGAGCCCACTTTACCACTTCGCTCTCCAGATTGAAATGCACGAATGTCAAATTTACGAGTCATTCGTCCAAGAACTTCCCCTGTGCGAAGTCCTGCGTAAAGATCGCGGATTTTAAGTTTCACATCTGTTTGTGCAAGTTTAATGCCGAGTTCGTTTGCGAGAATATGCGCGGCGCCTTCTTTGGAAATGAGGCCAGAAAGTTGTTCCATCTTAATCTTTATTTGTTCGTCAATCTGTTCAGCAGTAAGATTCTTCTCTGTTTTTATTTTTTCAATAAGCTGTTCATAGGGGATTTTGATCATAAAAAAAGAGAAGGACTAAAGATATAAAAAGGTGATCATTGTCGTCGAGCATGTTCCAGATGAGTGACAATTTTCATAACTGCTTTTTTAAGATCATTTTTCGATGCTGTATTTGCAATCATAAAATCCGGGTTCTGAAAAGCTTTCTGTACTTGTATCCGCTCAGTAATCTCTTTTCTACTCCATCGCTTTGCGCGTGTTGCGCAGACGAGAGGAGGTGCAGTAATGAGAATAGTGCAATCAATAAAAGTGCCTAAACCAAGTTCTTGAACTAAGGCGCAGTCAAGGACAGCATTTCTCCTCTCTTTTTTCATTTTTTTTATTTCCTGAAGAATCTTTTTCCGTAATGGAGGATGCATGATGACATTGAGCTTTTTCAATGTCTTCTTATTGAAAAATGCACGTTTTGCAAGCAAAGCCCGATCTATCTTCCCATGAGTAATAATCGCATTTCCAAACGCAGCAGTAAGGCGTTTGACAATGCTAGGATCTTCCAAAAGCGCGTGTCCAAGACTATCAACAGAAATCCGTTTCCAAGAGTGCGGAAAGAAGCTCGCCGCAGTAGTTTTTCCAGAACCCATAAACCCAGTAATTGCAATAATCATAATGTCATTATATTTAGAAAAGTATATAAATCTTCTTTCTGAAAAAAGAAGCAGTGCAATGAAGCGACAAAAAAAGAAGCTGCACAGTGTTTTCTTGAGTCTTTTGCTAGTTCTCCTGCTCATAATAATGCTTCTTCCAACAAGCAGCGCAGCAGAGATTGATCCGGAAGTTGCTGCGGCAATAGAAAGCCAAGGCTCTGCAGAGGTTATTGTGTTTGTCGATGCGCCACTCAGCGAAGAAACACAAGTACTTTTGAATCAGCAAGAATATATTTCTGGACAAGATATGCAGGTACTCAAAAAAGCGCTTAAAGAGAAAAAGAAGAACATCCAAAAGCAGCAGCAGAATGTCTTGCGGCAGATGAATGTGGTAGAGTCGACAAGTACTGAAGTAAGTCCTACTACACTGGAATCTGAAGATATAGATCTAGTTCTCGAAGAGAAATATTCCTACATCAATGCATTCTCGGGGACACTCACAAGAGAAGGATATGAAAAATTGGTGCGTGATGAACAGGTAACAGGCATCTACAAAAATGAAGAAGTCAAATTGTTGTTGGATACAGCAACAGGGTTTGTCACTGCGCCATTTGCACAAACAATTTCCCTCAATGGATCAACGATTAATGGATCAGGAATAGGGATATGTGTCATTGATACAGGTGTTGATACCACGCATCCGAGTTTGCAAGGAACAATTGTTGATCAATATTGTTATTGTTCACAAGGTACAGGCTGTTGTCCTAACGGAAAAACAGAAGATACAAGTGCAGCAGATGATAACGGCCATGGCACTGCGGTGATTGGAACAATCGCGTCGCAAGATCCGAGTTATCCTGGCGTTGCCCCAGGAGCACAAGTAATGGTCGTAAAAGCGTTTAGCAGTACAGGAAGCGCGACAACAGGAGATGTCCTTTCGGGAATTGTAAAATGTTTGGAAAAAGCGTCCACACATAACATAAAAGTGTTCAGCTTCAGTTTTGGCGGCACAACGTATTCCTCCACATGTGATGTGGATCCACTTGCTTCTGTCGCGAATGAGTTAGTTGATCTTGGTTTCTTTGTGAGCGCTGCATCTGGAAATAGTGGGGAGAGCGCAAAAATAAGTAGCCCTGCATGTGGAACAAATGTGACTGCAGTGGGCGCAGTGTATGACAATGGCAGTACAGTTCCAGATACTGTTCCGAGTTTTAGTAATGCGAATGGTGCGTTAGACTTGCTTGCGCCAGGAGTAGGAATTTGTACAACATCAATAAATGGAAAAAGTTCATCGTCCTGTGCAAGTAAGAAGAGTGGTGTTTCAGAAGAAACAGCAGGA harbors:
- the pyrB gene encoding aspartate carbamoyltransferase: MKQWKGRPIISINDFSRDEIIHVLETAKKLEKIQREERAALLKNNVVATLFFEPSTRTRLSFESAAAQLGAKVIGFADAKSSSTIKGETLHDTIKMVEQYADIIVMRHPQEGAARLAADITKKIVINAGDGANQHPTQTFLDLYTIKKTQGKLTGLTVALVGDLKYGRTVHSLAIALAHFGCILYFISPETLRMPASICEQLQKKNIQYAHYERIEEVLPNVDILYMTRIQKERFGDPMEYLRVKDAYILQPHTLSNAKKNLKILHPLPRVNEVAQEIDALPYAGYFEQAGNGVLVRQALLALVTGRI
- a CDS encoding aspartate carbamoyltransferase regulatory subunit, with amino-acid sequence MKAKKVLEVAAIENGTVLDHLPSEKVLKIVEILALHQESRITLGMNLESKKQGKKGIIKIEGRDLTEEEMNKIAILAPEVTVNQIKNYGVIKKKKIVLREIEPNTLRCNNPNCITNAESVATKFHILDKKPLKMRCYFCERSIEKEEMIFL
- the coaE gene encoding dephospho-CoA kinase (Dephospho-CoA kinase (CoaE) performs the final step in coenzyme A biosynthesis.), translated to MIIAITGFMGSGKTTAASFFPHSWKRISVDSLGHALLEDPSIVKRLTAAFGNAIITHGKIDRALLAKRAFFNKKTLKKLNVIMHPPLRKKILQEIKKMKKERRNAVLDCALVQELGLGTFIDCTILITAPPLVCATRAKRWSRKEITERIQVQKAFQNPDFMIANTASKNDLKKAVMKIVTHLEHARRQ